The Lutibacter sp. A64 genome segment CAGCTACTCTATCAACCCTGAAATAAACAATATAAAAAATGCTAAATTTTCTTTAAATAGCATTGCTGGCTTATTAGAAAAATACAACCTTACAATTGAATAATAATGATAACATCTCACTTCGATAAAAAAGCAAAAAATTGGGACAATAATATTGAAAAAATAGAAAGAGCTTCTGCTTTTGCAAAAGAAATAATTAACTTTATTAAACCTTTAAAAACAACAAAAGCATTAGAATTTGGCTGTGGAACTGGTTTATTAAGTTTTCAATTACAAAATTATTTTAAAGAAATTACGCTTATTGATACTTCGGAAGGAATGATAAACGTATTAAAAGAAAAAATTGAAACACTTAAAATAAATAATTTTAAACCAATATTAATTGATATTTTAAAAGACTCTAAAAACATTTCTAAAACAGATGTAATTTACACATTAATGACCATGCATCATATAGAAAAAATTGATAAAGCCTTAGAAAAATTTAGTTTATTACTAAATGAAAACGGCTATTTATGTATAGCCGATTTGGTTGAAGAAGATGGCTCTTTTCATAATACAACACCTAATTTTACTGGACATAATGGATTTAATAAAGAAACAATAATAAATATGCTTTCTATAAATGGATTTAAAACAGTCCATTACACAATTTGTTATCAAATAAAAAAGAATGCAAAAGAATACCCATTATTTTTATTAATTGCTAAAAAAATATAGCTTTAATCAACCTCAATAACAAGTTCATCATAGGCTAAAAAAACATTTTCAGGTAAGTTTTTTTCAACGTCGGCATGAAAACCTAAATCTTGACTTATATGTGTTAAAAATGTTTTTTTAGGTTTTAATTCTTCAATTAAAGCTAAAGCTTCATCTAAATTTAAATGAGAATGATGTGGTTTATGGCGAATAGCATTAATAATTAATACTTCTAAATTTTTAAGTTTTTCTTTTTCAGCATCTTCAATTGTCTTAACATCGGTTAAATAAGCTATATTTTTAAACCTATATCCATAAATTTTCAATTTTCCGTGATAAACTTCAACTGGAATTACTTCCAAACCACCTAATAAAAAAGGTTTATTTTCAACTACATTTTGATGTACACTTGGCGCCCCAGGATATTTATTTTCATCAATAAAAATATAATCAAACCGTTTTGCTAAATTAGTTAGAACACGTTGTTTTGCATAAATTGGTACGCCTCCCATTTGAAAACTATATGGGCGTATATCGTCTAAACCAGCTGTATGATCTGAGTGTTCATGTGTAAACAATACACCATTAATAGCATTTACATTTGCACGTAACATTTGATATCTAAAATCTGGACCACAATCTACTATATATTTATAATTATTCCATTCTACAATAATAGAAACACGCAAACGCTTATCTCTTTTATCTTTTGAAAAACATACTGGGTGCTTAGAATTTATTACTGGAATTCCTTGTGATGTACCTGTTCCTAAAAAAGTAACTTTCAATTTTATTTTTTTATTAAAAGTACATTTAATATTTAAAAAAACAAGAAATCCTAAAAAAAGATAGCCAAAATTTAAAGAAATAACTTAATTAATAAAAAATGTTATTTATGTTACTTTTTTATAAAATAAAAAACATTAATGGTTTCTTTGTACTGTAAAAAAACAGATATACATAAATGTGATTTTTATCAACCTTTTATAATTCTTAAAAAATTACTTTTATGCCACTGTAAAATTATGAAAAACGTAAATATTTAGTAAATGAATTGCACATGTTAAAAATCTACTATCCAATGTAATTACCAACTTCCTTTTGGTAAGTATAAGCATGTAAACTTTAAAATTAATTTAAACATGAAAATAGGCATATTAAAAGAGACTCCAAAAAGTGAAAAAAGAGTATCTATTTCACCAAATATTGCTAAACAACTTATTGGCCTAGGCTTTGAAGTTTTAATGGAAAAAGATGCTGGTTTTGCATCTGCTTACAAAAATTCGGACTACAAAGAGATCGGCGTTAAAATTGAAACTAAAGAAGTTGTTTTTAAAGAAGCTAAAATTTTAATTAAAATTAATCCTTTTACTCAAGAAGATTTAAAACTAATTAATCCATCTCATATTTTAATGAGTCAATTATACCATAAATCTAATGAGGAACTAATAAAAGCCATTGCCGCTACTGGTGCAACAGCTTTTTCTATGGATGCAATGCCTCGAATATCTAGAGCCCAAGATATGGACGTTTTAAGTTCTCAAAGCAATCTTGCAGGCTACAAAGCAGTTATTTTAGGAGCAAATGAAATGACTAAGATTTTTCCATTAATGATGACTGCAGCAGGTACAATTACGCCTTCAAAAGTATTAATTTATGGTGTTGGTGTTGCTGGTTTACAAGCAATTGCAACGGCAAAAAGGTTAGGCGCTGTTGTAGAAGCCACAGATATTAGATTAGAAACTAAAGAGCAAACAGAATCTTTAGGAGCAAAATTTATTTCTGTTGACAATTCAAATGAAGAAAAATCTGAAGGCGGTTACGCAAAAGCTGCTTCAGAAGACTATGCACGTAGACAAAAAGAAGCGGTAAATAAATCATTATTTCAAGCAGATTTAGTAATTACAACTGCTATGGTTCCAGGTAGAAAATCGCCTGTATTAATTACTGAAGAACAAGTAAAACAAATGAAAAATGGTGCTGTTATAATAGATTTAGCTGCTGCTCAAGGTGGTAATTGCGAAATTAGCGAAATGGATAAAACAGTAATTAAACACGGTGTAAAAATTATTGGTACTTCTATAGCTCCAGAAAGCGTTTCTACAAATGCAAGCGAATTATATGCTAAAAATATGTTTAATTTTTTGAAGCATTTAACTGATGATAAAAATGAATTTAAATGGGAGTTAGAAGAAGAAATAACTGACGAAACATTAATAGTTCAAGAAGGAAAAATAAGAAAAAACTAAAAACAAAATAATATGGATAATTTTATTGAATTTATAAATAGTAACCTACAGCTAATATACATTTTAATACTTGCTATATTTATTGGGGTTGAATTAATTAAAAATGTTCCAACAGTTTTACATACACCTTTAATGTCTGGCGCTAATGCCCTTTCTGGGGTTGTAATAGTTGGGGCTATTTTAGTAATGTTACAAGCTGATCCAACAAACTATGTAGCTTTAGCTTTTGGATTTGTTGCCATAGTATTAGGAATTATAAATGTTGTTGGTGGTTTTGCAGTTACCGACAGAATGTTACAAATGTTTAAAAAGAGAAAATAATGAATATCGCTTTAGGAATTATATATTTAATAACAACAGTAACTTTTGTTATTGGTTTAAAAATGTTAGGTCATCCAGAAACTGCCAAAAAAGGAAACCTTTTATCTGGTGGTGGTATGGTTTTAGCAATTCTTGCTACATTATATTTACACGATTTTGAAGTTCCTGCTTTAAACTATATTTTAATATGGACAGCTTTAATTATTGGTGCAGTAATAGGATACCTTATTGCTATAAAAGTAGAAATGACTAAAATGCCAGAACTTGTTTCTTTATTTAATGGTTTTGGTGGTGCTAGTGCAACTTTAATAGGATTGGTAGAATTTAGTAAAAATATTGGTGTAGAAAACACTGCAAAAGTTTCTTCTGAAATTGCAACTACAATTATTGCTGCAATAATAATAGGAAGCATTACTTTTACCGGAAGTTTAGTTGCTTGGGCAAAATTAAACGGATCAATAAAAGACATACGTTTACCAAAATACAACCTTATAAATAATGTATTGTTTTTAGTTTTAGTTGCTTTTGGAGCATATATAGTATTATTAAATACAGATAGTTATGCTTTAATGTATATTTTATTACTTGCTTCATTAGTTTATGGATTCTTATTTGTAATCCCAATTGGAGGTGCAGATATGCCAGTTGTAATTTCTTTGTTAAACTCTTTAACAGGTATTGCTGCCGCAATTACAGGTATTTTATATGGTAATATGGTAATGTTAGTTGGTGGTATTTTAGTTGGTTCTGCCGGTTTAATATTAACATTTGCAATGTGTAAAGCTATGAATAGATCTTTAGCAAGCGTTATTTTTGGTGCCTTTGGTGCTGGGGCTGCAGCTATTGCAGGTACTAGTAAAACGGGAGGTAGTATTAAAAAAACAAGCGCAAGTGATTCTGCAGTAATGTTAAATTATTCATCAAATGTAGTAATTGTACCTGGTTATGGTTTAGCTGTAGCGCAAGCACAACATGTAATTCACGAATTAGAAGAAATATTAACTGAAAAAGGAGTCAACGTAAAATACGCAATTCACCCAGTTGCAGGAAGAATGCCCGGACATATGAATGTACTTTTAGCTGAAAGTAACGTAGAATACGATAAATTAGTTGAAATGGATGACATTAATCCTCAATTTCCAAATACAGACGTAGTATTAGTTGTTGGTGCAAATGATGTTGTAAATCCAGCAGCACATAACGACCCTTCAAGTCCAATATACGGAATGCCAATTCTAGATGTTGAAAATGCAAAACACATAATTGTCAACAAAAGAAGTATGAATGCAGGTTATGCTGGAATTGAAAATGAACTCTTTTTTAATCAAAAGACTTCAATGTTATTTGGTGATGCAAAAGCAGCTTTAACAGAGTTAGTTGCAGAATTAAAAAATATGTAAAACACTTTTTTACCAGTTACCTCGATTTATTACAAATTAAATACTAAAATTTTAACTTAAATAAATAAATCGAGGTAATTTTATATACTATTTTTACAAATATGCTAAAAATTTAAAGTAACATTTAACATAGTTTTTTTCAAGAAATTATTTTACTATTTTTGTGAAAACTAAAAAAATGGCTTTAATATTAAAAGGAGATAGAGAGATTAATGAAGTAAAATCCAGTAAAGCAAAAGCTTTAAAAGTTAATCTAAATAAACATACTTATGGTACTTTTGCTGAAATAGGTGCAGGTCAAGAAACCGTTCGTCATTTTTTTAGAGCTGGAGGAGCTTCAGGTACAATAGCAAAAGCCATGAGCGCTTACGATAAAGATTTCTCTGATGCCATTTATGGTGTAGAAGAAGATGGTCGTTACGTTACTGAAAACAGGCTTAAAAAAATGCTTACCTATGAGGTTGAAATTATTGAAGACCGATTAAGCCGAAAAACTCACCCTAATAATATATTTTTCACCTATGCAAATACAGTAACAACCATAGATTTTGTTAAAAAATTTAAAGGACATGGTTGGGTAGGTATTAGATTTCAGTTATCTCCATTAGAAGATTATAGTGAAATAATCTTACACATCCGATTTAAAGAAACAGATGCTAAATTACAACAAGAAACCCTAGGGGTATTGGGTGTTAATTTAATTTATGGAGCATTTTATTTAAACGATAAGCCTAAAGAATTATTAAAATCATTATACGATAATTTACACGAAGTACAGTTAGAAATTGATATGATTAATTTCTCTGGCCCTCGATTTTCTTACGTAGATAATAGGTTAATGAGTTTGCTGCTGGTAAAAAATGGCATGACAAATGCAGTAATGTTTGGCCCAGATGGTAACAACTTACTACCGGCACAACAATTATACAAAGCCAATATTTTAGCTTTAAGAGGTAGTTTTAGACCTGTTACAAAAGTAAACATGGATATGTTTAAACTTGCCGAGCAAATGTTTTTAAACGAAAGCAAGGTAAAAGCTGAAAACACTAAAATTATTTTTGAAATCACCTTAACAAATTTAAGTTCTGATGGAGAAATTGATGAAAGAGATTTCTTAGATAGAGCGGAATTATTATGTTCTCTAGGACAAAATGTAATGATTACCAATTATCAAGAATACTATAAATTAGTTGAATACTTTTCAGAATTCACCAAAGAAAGAATTGCTTTAGCAATGGGTGTTCAAAGTTTTGTTCAAATATTTAACGAAAAATATTACCGTAATTTAAGCGGTGGAATTTTAGAAGCTTTTGGTAAATTATTCTTTAAAGATTTAAAAGTTTACCTATACCCTCTTAAAGATGAACGCACTGGAGAAATTAAAACTAGCGAAAATTTAAAAGTGCATCCTCGTATGAAAGAATTGTATAAATTCTTTAAATACAATGGTAAAGTTATTGACATTAAAGATTTTGACCCAGAAATTTTAGATGTCTTCTCTAGAAAAGTATTAGACATGATTGCTAATGGAGAACATGGTTGGGAAGAAATGCTTCCTGTTGGTATTGCTGAAACTATTAAAAGTGAGCGTTTATTTGGTTACTCCAAAAGAAAATTTTTGAAAAAAAACTAATTTTTCATCATCAATTAAACCTTTATTAATTTTAAGTGTCTTATAATAAATATTGATAAGTGGATAATGATGCATTATTAGTAGCGCAGCTAAAAGATAAAAAAACACAAGAACAAGCTTTTAGAAAATTAATGTCTTTATACAAAGAACGTTTGTATTGGCATATACGTAAAATTGTATATGTACATGATGATGCAGATGATGTTCTACAAAATACTTTTATAAAAATTTTCAGAAATATTCATTCATTTAAAGAACAAAGCAAATTATATTCTTGGATGTATAGAATTGCTACTAATGAAGCAATTACATTTATCAATAAAAAAGCCACTAAACAACAAATAGATTTAAGTGAATTACAATTAAAATCTGTTGAAAATTTAAGTAACGACATCGATTTTACAGGTGACGAAATTCAATTGTTGCTTCAAAAAGCAATTATTACATTACCGCATAAACAGCAATTGGTATTTAATATGAAATATTTTGATGAAATGAAATATAAAGAGATGTCAGAAATTTTAGATACTTCTGTTGGCGCTTTAAAAGCATCGTATTTTCATGCAGTAAAAAAAATTGAAGATTTCTTAAAAAACCATTAAACCTTAAAACTTTAAGTAAGTCTAACTAATAAAAAATGAACAAAGAAGAAGTACATAAAATGGCACCAACATTAAGGAAAATAGCATCTAAAAACCACGGTTTTAATGTACCTAAAGCGTATTTTAATACTGTTGAAGATGGTGTTATGGCTCAACTATATGCTTCTAAAATTAAAGTAAATAAAACAATTTATAAAACACCTAATGGTTATTTTAATACTATAGAAAATGTTACAGTTGCTAAACTTAAAGCTCAAACTCTAAAAAATAATGCAACAGAAACTATTCCAAAAGATTATTTTGAAACTATTGAAGACCAAGTTTTAAGTAAAATTAAAACAACTTCTAAAGTAAGAACACTTAAAAAGGTTTCAAAATTTGCAATTCCAATTGCAATTGCAGCTTCGTTTTTACTAATATTTATATTAAGAAATACAGAAAACACAATTACTTTTGACAATTTAGCTACTTCAGAAATAGAAGAATTTATAAATAATGATATGCTTCATTATGATGCAGAAAGTTTAGCTGCTATTTTTCCAGAAGTATCTTTAGATGATATTAATTATACAGAAACCATATCCGATACAGATGTTGTAGACTATTTAAGTGAAAACGATATAGATGCATTACTATTAGAAAATTAAACCTATTTAAAATGAAAAAATTAATATATATATTACTAATTTTATTAATTGCTACAAATACTGTAGTTGGTCAAAAAAAGAATAGACAAAATATAAAATTATTAAAAACTGCATTTATTACAGATGCTATTGCTTTAAAACCAGTTGAAGCTGAAAAATTTTGGCCAATTTACAACCTATACACAAATAAAATTCAAGAGTTAAAATTTAATCTTGAAAATAGCAAAACTCAAGAGTTTAAAAATTCTGGAGGAATTAATAATATGTCTGAAACCAATGCTCAAGAAGTTTTAAATCAATATTTACTTTATGAAAAAGAAGTTTATGAAGCTAAAATTAATATGATTAAAGAACTTTCTACTATAATTTCTGCTCATCAAATTGTAAAACTACAAAAAGCCGAACGCGACTTTAATAAACGAATGCTACAAGAATACGGCAGAAGAAAAAGAATGGGACAATAGTATTTTAAACCCTACAACTCCTACTCTACTCACAATTTTACTTTGGTAGCTTCACTTTTAAAGCTTCAACAATATTATATGCAGCCGGACAAATTCCTGTGTTTTTTATAGTTAAATCCGTAATTTGAATAAATTTTCTTCTATCTGTATGTGGGTATTCACTACAAGCTTTTGGTCGTACATCGTAAATCATACACATATTATCATTTAAGTCTAAAAACGAACAAGGAGCTGTTTTTAACACATAAAAATCATCCGAATCAAGTTCTAAATACTGATTTATAAAATCTAAAACTTTCATTCTAAAATGTTTAGAAATTCGTTCAATATCTTTATTTGTAAATATTGGACTTGTAGTTTTACAACAGTTACCACAAGTTAAACAGTCTGTTTTATTAAACTCTTTTTCATGCAAATCTTGCATTATTAAGTCTAAATTTTTAGGGGTACGTTTTTTTAACTTTTGAAAATACTTTTTATTTTCAACAAGTTTATCTTGAGCTAATTTTGGCAATTCTTTTAAAAATTCT includes the following:
- a CDS encoding class I SAM-dependent DNA methyltransferase; its protein translation is MITSHFDKKAKNWDNNIEKIERASAFAKEIINFIKPLKTTKALEFGCGTGLLSFQLQNYFKEITLIDTSEGMINVLKEKIETLKINNFKPILIDILKDSKNISKTDVIYTLMTMHHIEKIDKALEKFSLLLNENGYLCIADLVEEDGSFHNTTPNFTGHNGFNKETIINMLSINGFKTVHYTICYQIKKNAKEYPLFLLIAKKI
- a CDS encoding MBL fold metallo-hydrolase — protein: MKVTFLGTGTSQGIPVINSKHPVCFSKDKRDKRLRVSIIVEWNNYKYIVDCGPDFRYQMLRANVNAINGVLFTHEHSDHTAGLDDIRPYSFQMGGVPIYAKQRVLTNLAKRFDYIFIDENKYPGAPSVHQNVVENKPFLLGGLEVIPVEVYHGKLKIYGYRFKNIAYLTDVKTIEDAEKEKLKNLEVLIINAIRHKPHHSHLNLDEALALIEELKPKKTFLTHISQDLGFHADVEKNLPENVFLAYDELVIEVD
- a CDS encoding Re/Si-specific NAD(P)(+) transhydrogenase subunit alpha produces the protein MKIGILKETPKSEKRVSISPNIAKQLIGLGFEVLMEKDAGFASAYKNSDYKEIGVKIETKEVVFKEAKILIKINPFTQEDLKLINPSHILMSQLYHKSNEELIKAIAATGATAFSMDAMPRISRAQDMDVLSSQSNLAGYKAVILGANEMTKIFPLMMTAAGTITPSKVLIYGVGVAGLQAIATAKRLGAVVEATDIRLETKEQTESLGAKFISVDNSNEEKSEGGYAKAASEDYARRQKEAVNKSLFQADLVITTAMVPGRKSPVLITEEQVKQMKNGAVIIDLAAAQGGNCEISEMDKTVIKHGVKIIGTSIAPESVSTNASELYAKNMFNFLKHLTDDKNEFKWELEEEITDETLIVQEGKIRKN
- a CDS encoding NAD(P) transhydrogenase subunit alpha, which produces MDNFIEFINSNLQLIYILILAIFIGVELIKNVPTVLHTPLMSGANALSGVVIVGAILVMLQADPTNYVALAFGFVAIVLGIINVVGGFAVTDRMLQMFKKRK
- a CDS encoding NAD(P)(+) transhydrogenase (Re/Si-specific) subunit beta, whose product is MNIALGIIYLITTVTFVIGLKMLGHPETAKKGNLLSGGGMVLAILATLYLHDFEVPALNYILIWTALIIGAVIGYLIAIKVEMTKMPELVSLFNGFGGASATLIGLVEFSKNIGVENTAKVSSEIATTIIAAIIIGSITFTGSLVAWAKLNGSIKDIRLPKYNLINNVLFLVLVAFGAYIVLLNTDSYALMYILLLASLVYGFLFVIPIGGADMPVVISLLNSLTGIAAAITGILYGNMVMLVGGILVGSAGLILTFAMCKAMNRSLASVIFGAFGAGAAAIAGTSKTGGSIKKTSASDSAVMLNYSSNVVIVPGYGLAVAQAQHVIHELEEILTEKGVNVKYAIHPVAGRMPGHMNVLLAESNVEYDKLVEMDDINPQFPNTDVVLVVGANDVVNPAAHNDPSSPIYGMPILDVENAKHIIVNKRSMNAGYAGIENELFFNQKTSMLFGDAKAALTELVAELKNM
- a CDS encoding TonB-dependent receptor, with the translated sequence MALILKGDREINEVKSSKAKALKVNLNKHTYGTFAEIGAGQETVRHFFRAGGASGTIAKAMSAYDKDFSDAIYGVEEDGRYVTENRLKKMLTYEVEIIEDRLSRKTHPNNIFFTYANTVTTIDFVKKFKGHGWVGIRFQLSPLEDYSEIILHIRFKETDAKLQQETLGVLGVNLIYGAFYLNDKPKELLKSLYDNLHEVQLEIDMINFSGPRFSYVDNRLMSLLLVKNGMTNAVMFGPDGNNLLPAQQLYKANILALRGSFRPVTKVNMDMFKLAEQMFLNESKVKAENTKIIFEITLTNLSSDGEIDERDFLDRAELLCSLGQNVMITNYQEYYKLVEYFSEFTKERIALAMGVQSFVQIFNEKYYRNLSGGILEAFGKLFFKDLKVYLYPLKDERTGEIKTSENLKVHPRMKELYKFFKYNGKVIDIKDFDPEILDVFSRKVLDMIANGEHGWEEMLPVGIAETIKSERLFGYSKRKFLKKN
- a CDS encoding RNA polymerase sigma factor, which produces MDNDALLVAQLKDKKTQEQAFRKLMSLYKERLYWHIRKIVYVHDDADDVLQNTFIKIFRNIHSFKEQSKLYSWMYRIATNEAITFINKKATKQQIDLSELQLKSVENLSNDIDFTGDEIQLLLQKAIITLPHKQQLVFNMKYFDEMKYKEMSEILDTSVGALKASYFHAVKKIEDFLKNH
- a CDS encoding YkgJ family cysteine cluster protein, producing MEEFLKELPKLAQDKLVENKKYFQKLKKRTPKNLDLIMQDLHEKEFNKTDCLTCGNCCKTTSPIFTNKDIERISKHFRMKVLDFINQYLELDSDDFYVLKTAPCSFLDLNDNMCMIYDVRPKACSEYPHTDRRKFIQITDLTIKNTGICPAAYNIVEALKVKLPK